A single window of Pseudomonas lijiangensis DNA harbors:
- a CDS encoding NAD(P)/FAD-dependent oxidoreductase: MTHRIVIVGGGAGGLELATRLGKTLGKKGTASVTLVDANLTHIWKPLLHEVAAGSLNSYEDELNYVAQAKWNNFQFQLGRMTGLDRENRQIHLAATQDENGAELVPARSLGYDSLVLAVGSTTNDFGTQGAAEHCLFLDSRKQAERFHQQLLNHYLRAHAGQADSTQEITVAIVGAGATGVELAAELHNAAHELASYGLGQIKPENLRITVIEAGPRVLPALPERIGAPVHKTLEKLGVTVLTNSAVSEVTAEGLVTASGQVIPAVLKVWAAGIRAPAFLHELDGLESNRINQLQVLPTLQTTRDENIFAFGDCAACPQKGTDRNVPPRAQAAHQQASLLVKSLRLRIEGKALPEYTYKDYGSLISLSSFSAVGNLMGNLMGSVMLEGWLARMFYISLYRMHQMALYGAFRTLMLMLGSKIGKGTEPRMKLH, encoded by the coding sequence ATGACTCATCGTATTGTTATCGTTGGCGGAGGCGCTGGCGGTCTGGAGCTGGCAACCCGTCTGGGTAAAACCCTGGGCAAGAAAGGCACCGCCAGCGTGACGCTGGTGGACGCCAATCTGACGCACATCTGGAAACCCCTGCTGCATGAAGTGGCCGCCGGTTCGCTCAACTCCTATGAAGACGAACTGAACTACGTGGCCCAGGCCAAGTGGAACAACTTCCAGTTCCAGCTCGGGCGCATGACCGGTCTGGATCGTGAAAATCGCCAGATTCATCTGGCTGCCACCCAGGACGAAAACGGCGCAGAACTGGTGCCGGCCCGCAGCCTGGGTTACGACTCGCTGGTACTGGCAGTTGGCAGCACCACCAACGACTTCGGCACCCAGGGTGCGGCCGAACACTGTCTGTTTCTGGACAGCCGCAAGCAGGCCGAACGCTTCCACCAGCAGTTGCTCAATCATTACCTGCGCGCCCACGCCGGCCAGGCCGACAGCACTCAGGAAATCACCGTGGCCATCGTCGGCGCAGGCGCAACCGGTGTGGAACTGGCCGCCGAGCTGCACAACGCCGCCCATGAGCTGGCATCTTATGGATTGGGCCAGATCAAACCGGAAAACCTGCGCATCACCGTGATCGAAGCCGGGCCACGGGTTCTGCCTGCCTTGCCTGAGCGCATTGGCGCGCCGGTGCATAAAACCCTGGAGAAACTGGGCGTGACAGTGCTGACCAACTCGGCGGTCAGCGAAGTGACGGCAGAAGGCCTGGTCACGGCCAGCGGCCAGGTCATTCCGGCAGTCCTGAAAGTCTGGGCGGCAGGCATTCGGGCTCCGGCCTTCCTGCATGAACTCGACGGGCTGGAAAGCAACCGCATCAACCAGCTGCAAGTGCTGCCGACTCTGCAGACCACCCGGGATGAAAACATCTTCGCCTTTGGCGACTGCGCCGCCTGCCCACAGAAAGGCACCGACCGCAACGTCCCGCCCCGCGCCCAGGCCGCTCACCAGCAGGCCTCGTTGCTGGTCAAGTCCCTGCGCCTGCGGATCGAAGGCAAGGCACTGCCGGAGTACACCTACAAGGATTACGGCTCACTGATTTCCCTGTCGAGCTTCTCGGCGGTGGGTAACCTGATGGGGAATCTGATGGGCAGCGTAATGCTGGAAGGCTGGCTGGCGCGCATGTTCTACATCTCGCTGTACCGCATGCACCAGATGGCGCTGTATGGCGCCTTCCGCACCTTGATGCTGATGCTGGGCAGCAAGATCGGCAAGGGAACCGAGCCGCGGATGAAGTTGCACTAA
- a CDS encoding type I secretion system permease/ATPase: MNDSEMGTAVPESAPRLDTGLASLVMLARFHQVAASSDQLAHEFGSPDQNLSLDSLLLAARKLGLKAKAAKTTTERLDRTPLPAIAADNNGGFFIIARLDQGKALIHDPLAQRPEVITFEALQERWTGQLVLIRSEAGTPGESSRFDFTWFIPAIVKYRKLLGEVMLVSFVLQIFSLITPLFFQVVMDKVLVHHGLTTLDVIAIGLAGVMLFESALSGLRTYVFAHTASRIDVELGSKLFRHLITLPLSYFQARRVGDSVARVRELENIRNFLTGNAITLLLDVLFSVVFIGVMFYYSGWLTLIVLLSLPLYVLVSVLITPVLRKRLNDSFARGAENQAFLVETVNGIDTLKSMAVEPQAIRKWDNQLAGYVSAGFKTQNLSTIANESVSLIGKLVTVATLWFGARLVIDGQLSVGQLIAFNMLAGRVAQPIMRLAQLWTNFQQTGVSVQRLGDILNTRNELSQATRSALPPIKGRIEFDQVHFRYRPDGSEILRGINLTIMPGQVIGVVGRSGSGKSTLTRLLQRLYVPERGRVLVDGMDLALADVSSLRRQIGVVLQDNMLFNRSIRENIALSDAGAPLETVMQMARLAGAHDFILELPEGYDTMVGEHGASLSGGQRQRIAIARALMGNPRILIFDEATSALDYESERIVQQNMQAICKGRTVIIIAHRLSAVREANRIVVVDRGQIVEQGTHAELLTHQAGHYSRLHRLQQGGGHV; this comes from the coding sequence ATGAACGATTCAGAAATGGGCACTGCGGTGCCTGAAAGCGCCCCGCGCCTCGACACTGGCCTGGCCTCGCTGGTCATGCTGGCGCGCTTCCATCAGGTAGCCGCTTCATCCGATCAACTTGCCCATGAATTTGGCAGTCCTGACCAGAACCTGTCCCTGGACAGCCTGCTGCTGGCCGCCCGCAAGCTCGGTCTTAAAGCCAAGGCCGCCAAAACCACCACAGAACGTCTGGATCGCACGCCACTGCCTGCCATTGCGGCGGATAACAATGGCGGCTTCTTTATCATTGCGCGTCTGGATCAAGGCAAGGCGCTGATTCACGATCCGCTTGCCCAGCGCCCCGAAGTCATTACCTTCGAGGCCTTGCAGGAGCGCTGGACCGGTCAGTTGGTGCTGATCCGTTCGGAAGCCGGCACGCCGGGGGAGTCTTCACGCTTCGACTTCACCTGGTTCATCCCGGCCATCGTCAAATACCGCAAGCTGCTGGGCGAAGTGATGCTGGTGTCCTTCGTTTTGCAGATATTCTCCCTGATCACGCCGCTGTTCTTTCAGGTGGTCATGGACAAGGTGCTGGTGCACCACGGCCTGACGACGCTGGACGTTATTGCCATCGGTCTGGCAGGCGTCATGCTGTTCGAGTCAGCGCTGTCGGGTTTGCGCACCTATGTGTTTGCCCACACGGCCAGCCGCATTGACGTGGAACTGGGCTCGAAACTGTTCCGTCATCTGATTACCTTGCCGCTGTCGTACTTTCAGGCGCGCCGTGTCGGCGATTCCGTGGCGCGGGTGCGTGAGCTGGAAAACATCCGCAACTTCCTGACAGGCAATGCCATCACCCTGCTGCTGGATGTGCTGTTCTCGGTGGTGTTCATCGGCGTGATGTTCTACTACAGCGGCTGGCTGACCCTGATCGTCTTGCTGTCGTTGCCGCTTTACGTGCTGGTGTCGGTGCTGATTACCCCGGTGCTGCGCAAGCGCCTCAATGACAGCTTTGCCCGTGGTGCCGAGAACCAGGCCTTCCTGGTGGAAACCGTCAACGGCATTGATACCCTCAAGTCCATGGCTGTCGAGCCCCAGGCTATCCGCAAATGGGATAACCAGCTCGCGGGCTATGTCTCTGCCGGTTTCAAGACCCAGAACCTGTCGACCATCGCCAACGAAAGCGTCTCCCTGATCGGCAAGCTGGTCACTGTCGCGACCCTTTGGTTCGGTGCACGTCTGGTGATCGATGGCCAGCTTTCGGTGGGTCAACTGATTGCATTCAATATGCTGGCCGGGCGTGTGGCCCAGCCGATCATGCGTCTGGCGCAACTGTGGACCAACTTCCAGCAGACCGGTGTTTCCGTCCAGCGTCTGGGCGACATCCTCAATACCCGTAACGAACTCTCCCAGGCCACCCGCAGCGCCTTGCCACCCATCAAGGGCCGCATCGAGTTCGATCAGGTCCACTTCCGCTATCGCCCGGACGGTTCGGAGATCCTGCGCGGCATCAATCTCACCATCATGCCGGGTCAGGTGATTGGCGTCGTCGGGCGCTCCGGTTCCGGCAAAAGCACCCTGACGCGCCTGTTGCAGCGGCTTTACGTACCGGAGCGGGGCCGCGTGCTGGTGGATGGCATGGACCTCGCTCTGGCTGACGTTTCCTCGCTTCGTCGCCAGATCGGTGTGGTGCTGCAAGACAACATGCTGTTCAACCGCAGCATTCGCGAAAACATCGCCCTGAGCGATGCCGGTGCGCCGCTGGAAACCGTCATGCAAATGGCCAGACTGGCCGGTGCCCATGACTTCATTCTGGAACTGCCGGAAGGCTACGACACCATGGTCGGCGAGCACGGTGCCTCGCTTTCGGGTGGCCAACGCCAACGTATCGCCATCGCCCGGGCCTTGATGGGCAACCCGCGCATCCTGATTTTCGACGAAGCCACCAGCGCCCTGGATTATGAGTCCGAGCGCATCGTCCAGCAGAACATGCAGGCCATCTGCAAAGGCCGCACCGTCATCATCATCGCCCACCGTCTGTCGGCGGTGCGCGAAGCCAATCGTATCGTGGTCGTCGATCGCGGACAGATCGTCGAGCAAGGCACCCACGCCGAACTGCTGACGCATCAGGCCGGCCATTACTCACGTCTGCATCGTCTGCAGCAAGGAGGTGGTCATGTCTAA
- a CDS encoding DUF1780 domain-containing protein, with amino-acid sequence MDDSDYLRLLTSQAEQANAFLSNARKWERERWVCERLLQGLNIPHRHEDFLPAGQEPPDVLFRDACFEVFFVLDEGRRLNDEWREELERRRSAFSLSQLVRREAKPKRIPASELLRRLAPTLSKKASNYRERGLNLGELDIIAFASLKREVLDLNSHFPPPTEYLRQGWRSLSLVGPTFARVLFAHPDAPDFLRTNLGRSVVFDVGISL; translated from the coding sequence ATGGATGACTCAGACTATTTACGCCTGCTCACGAGCCAGGCCGAACAAGCCAACGCCTTCCTTTCCAATGCGCGAAAGTGGGAGCGCGAGCGCTGGGTTTGTGAACGCCTGCTGCAAGGCTTGAACATCCCTCATCGCCACGAAGACTTTCTGCCTGCGGGTCAGGAGCCTCCCGACGTGCTGTTTCGCGACGCCTGTTTCGAGGTGTTCTTTGTGCTGGATGAAGGCCGGCGCCTCAATGATGAGTGGCGCGAGGAACTGGAACGACGACGTAGCGCGTTCTCGCTGAGCCAGTTGGTGCGACGGGAGGCCAAGCCCAAACGCATCCCGGCGTCCGAGCTGCTGCGCAGGCTGGCTCCCACGCTAAGCAAGAAGGCCAGCAATTACCGTGAGCGCGGCCTGAACCTGGGCGAGCTGGATATCATTGCGTTTGCCAGCCTCAAGCGTGAAGTGCTGGATCTCAACAGTCACTTTCCACCACCGACTGAATACCTGCGCCAGGGCTGGCGCTCGTTGTCGCTGGTCGGCCCGACCTTTGCGCGGGTATTGTTTGCCCATCCGGACGCTCCGGATTTTCTGCGGACCAACCTGGGACGCAGTGTCGTCTTCGATGTTGGAATCAGTTTATGA
- a CDS encoding DUF3094 family protein, with product MSSRLNPDDQRRVQHYLNAPQHQVERRPFRPWLLLVLVIAVVIGLGLLSRLLSYLTL from the coding sequence ATGAGCAGCCGTCTGAACCCGGACGACCAAAGACGTGTCCAACACTACCTCAACGCCCCCCAGCATCAGGTTGAGCGCAGGCCTTTTCGGCCATGGCTGCTCCTTGTTCTGGTGATTGCCGTGGTCATCGGCCTGGGCTTGCTGAGCCGTTTACTGAGCTATCTGACGCTATGA
- a CDS encoding MOSC domain-containing protein yields MSPLQELLADVPQQGRVRWIGVRPQSRLDMIELEAVEARREAGLTGDHSRPGPRNARQVTLIQWEHLAVVSSILGRPVDNPIVPQDLRRNLVISGINLFSLKGRRFKVGQAILETTGWCQPCARLEQRLGHGTFQAVRGHGGITARVIQSGIIRLDDMLRVEPLEPQAI; encoded by the coding sequence ATGAGCCCCCTGCAAGAACTGCTGGCCGATGTACCTCAACAAGGCCGGGTACGCTGGATCGGCGTGCGCCCGCAATCACGCCTCGACATGATCGAACTGGAGGCCGTGGAGGCGCGCCGCGAAGCGGGCCTGACCGGCGACCACTCGCGCCCAGGCCCGCGCAATGCCCGGCAGGTGACGCTGATTCAGTGGGAGCATCTGGCGGTAGTCAGTTCGATATTGGGCAGGCCTGTGGATAACCCCATCGTGCCCCAGGACCTGCGCCGCAATCTGGTCATCAGCGGCATCAACCTGTTCAGCCTCAAAGGCCGGCGATTCAAGGTCGGTCAGGCAATCCTGGAAACCACCGGCTGGTGCCAGCCCTGCGCACGGCTCGAACAACGTCTGGGCCACGGGACTTTCCAGGCCGTACGCGGCCATGGCGGAATCACCGCCCGAGTGATACAAAGTGGAATCATTCGACTGGATGACATGCTGCGAGTCGAACCATTGGAGCCACAAGCGATATAA
- a CDS encoding HlyD family type I secretion periplasmic adaptor subunit produces MSNAESNGLLQRYRRVWRQSWRRRHEMDAPRRLAHEVQFLPAALELQDKPSHPAPRIFMWGIMGFATLALLWACLGRIDVVATASGKIIPSGKTKTIQSSETAVVKAIHVRDGQSVKAGQLLLELDSTAADADVGRVRSDLLAARIDSARAAAMLDAINQRKPPRDLTGTIPEADPEHVLAAERWLQGQYQEYRSSLDLVEAEIQQRQADIQAARIQVASLQKTLPIATKLANDYESLLQKQYIARHAYLEKEQARLDLERQLSVQQASVLQSTAARQEAERRREGVVAQTRRAMLDLLQQADQKIAAFSQDLTKARYQEDLTTLEAPVDGTVQQLNVHTVGGVVTPAQPLMVLVPDGQPVEVEAMLENKDVGFVRAGQPVTVKVETFTFTKYGTIEGEVISVSNDAIEDEKRGLIYSSKIRLNSDTLNINGTDIKLSPGMAVTAEVKTNKRRVIEYFLSPLQQHAQESLRER; encoded by the coding sequence ATGTCTAACGCCGAATCCAACGGATTGCTGCAACGTTATCGTCGGGTATGGCGCCAGTCCTGGCGTCGTCGCCATGAGATGGATGCTCCCAGGCGTCTGGCCCATGAAGTGCAGTTTTTGCCCGCCGCTCTTGAGTTGCAGGACAAACCCAGCCACCCCGCGCCGCGGATCTTCATGTGGGGAATCATGGGGTTTGCCACCCTGGCCTTGCTCTGGGCCTGCCTGGGCCGGATCGATGTGGTGGCCACGGCCAGTGGCAAGATCATCCCCAGTGGCAAGACCAAAACCATCCAGTCCAGCGAGACGGCGGTGGTCAAGGCGATTCATGTGCGTGACGGGCAGTCGGTCAAGGCTGGTCAGTTGCTATTGGAGCTGGATTCCACCGCAGCCGATGCCGATGTGGGCCGCGTACGCAGCGACTTGCTGGCAGCCCGCATCGACAGCGCCCGCGCTGCTGCCATGCTCGACGCCATCAACCAGCGCAAACCGCCTCGGGACCTGACGGGCACCATCCCCGAAGCCGACCCCGAACACGTGCTGGCCGCCGAGCGCTGGCTGCAAGGCCAATATCAGGAATACCGCAGCAGCCTTGACCTGGTCGAAGCCGAAATCCAGCAACGCCAGGCCGATATCCAGGCCGCCCGCATCCAGGTCGCGAGCCTGCAGAAAACCCTGCCCATCGCCACCAAACTGGCCAACGACTACGAAAGCCTCCTGCAAAAACAATACATCGCCCGCCACGCCTACCTGGAAAAGGAACAAGCCCGCCTCGACCTCGAACGCCAGCTCAGCGTCCAGCAAGCCAGCGTGCTGCAATCCACCGCCGCCCGCCAGGAAGCCGAACGCCGCCGCGAAGGCGTGGTAGCCCAAACCCGCCGCGCCATGCTCGACCTGCTGCAACAGGCCGACCAGAAAATCGCGGCCTTCAGCCAGGACCTGACCAAAGCCCGCTACCAGGAAGACCTCACCACCCTCGAAGCCCCGGTGGACGGCACCGTTCAGCAACTGAACGTCCACACCGTCGGCGGCGTCGTCACCCCCGCACAACCCCTGATGGTCCTCGTCCCCGATGGCCAGCCGGTGGAAGTGGAAGCCATGCTGGAAAACAAGGACGTCGGCTTCGTCCGCGCCGGCCAGCCCGTCACCGTCAAAGTCGAAACCTTCACCTTCACCAAATACGGCACCATCGAAGGCGAAGTCATCAGCGTCTCCAACGACGCCATCGAAGACGAAAAACGCGGCTTGATCTACAGCAGCAAGATCCGCCTCAACAGCGACACGCTGAATATCAATGGCACGGACATCAAGTTGTCGCCGGGTATGGCGGTGACGGCGGAAGTGAAGACGAATAAGCGGCGGGTGATTGAGTATTTCTTGAGTCCGTTGCAGCAGCATGCACAGGAAAGTTTGAGGGAGCGTTAG
- a CDS encoding DMT family transporter translates to MSTSLLKRPEFFALIAAILNGTIGVFTRMGFAHGATSNQIAFWKCFGAFLVIALYCVVNQKRRRETLALASKWPQFALLAFLGIFCLYFFETWAFEEASIPLVAFLLYAAGGMTIILSALFLGERIGLNKIVAFGTILAGVYLILSYEGDISGSYLGITLALLGGLGYALFIFSSKLMNIGSGLPQLAWLFGFGSLYLLVPLLKEGFAIPGGMALLAIAALILLPTIGGFYCTTKAVDEGEASKVQIIETSDPLFATLFAFVLFGESLGVVGTIGALCIMAGLLFALKKNDPPALVAAK, encoded by the coding sequence ATGAGCACCAGCTTACTCAAACGTCCCGAATTTTTTGCACTGATTGCCGCGATTCTGAATGGCACTATCGGTGTGTTCACCCGGATGGGCTTCGCACACGGGGCGACCTCCAATCAGATCGCATTCTGGAAGTGCTTCGGTGCTTTCCTCGTCATTGCCCTCTACTGTGTCGTCAATCAGAAGCGCAGGCGTGAAACTCTGGCGCTGGCCAGCAAGTGGCCGCAATTCGCCTTGCTCGCCTTTCTGGGAATATTCTGCCTCTACTTTTTTGAAACCTGGGCTTTTGAAGAGGCTTCCATACCGCTGGTGGCTTTTCTGCTTTATGCCGCGGGCGGTATGACCATCATCCTGTCTGCGCTGTTCCTGGGTGAGCGAATCGGTCTGAACAAGATCGTCGCTTTTGGAACCATCCTGGCGGGTGTCTACCTGATTTTGAGCTATGAAGGCGATATCAGCGGTAGCTACCTCGGCATCACCTTGGCCTTGCTGGGCGGGCTGGGGTATGCCTTGTTCATATTCAGTTCCAAGCTGATGAACATTGGCAGTGGATTGCCGCAACTGGCCTGGCTTTTTGGTTTTGGCAGCCTGTATCTGCTGGTGCCTTTACTGAAAGAGGGTTTTGCCATTCCTGGTGGTATGGCTCTTCTGGCTATCGCAGCCTTGATATTACTACCCACTATTGGCGGCTTCTATTGCACGACCAAGGCCGTGGATGAAGGGGAGGCGAGCAAAGTGCAGATCATTGAAACCAGCGACCCGCTTTTCGCCACACTCTTTGCATTTGTCCTGTTTGGTGAGTCACTGGGGGTTGTTGGCACCATTGGAGCGCTGTGCATCATGGCCGGTCTGCTCTTTGCGCTGAAAAAGAATGACCCGCCTGCACTTGTGGCCGCAAAGTAA
- a CDS encoding TolC family outer membrane protein codes for MNPYFSLGLVILCCASAYSGSALSRDLPGQHADLLGVYQSAALNDAQLSAARHAYQAQREAVPQARAGLLPNLTAGATSEVTRLERDEPALSRERSGTTFRANLNQPLFRIDRWFQLKAAQSSVSQAELELSAKEQTLVLTAAQAYFETLRQLDGFAAAQAEETALLRQRDQAQGRLEDGASSITDVYDAQAAYDNARANRQQVQRRVDDAYEALERLTKHTYTSIAGMGHQLPVEAPVPNDARAWVDTAVRQNLELQASEHAVSAAEQTLNQRKAGHAPTIDAVASYRKGDNDSFGYSNPTDFGSNGYREKVAQSSIGIELTIPLYSGGMTNSQIKESTERLYQSQDEQEDRRREVVLNTRNAFRGINAGIEQITARRQSIVSGQKSVEANQVGVDVGSRNIADVLNAQRQLYAAVRDYNDARYDYILDNLKLKQAAGTLSPDDLKTLALYLKQDYNPARDFLPPGL; via the coding sequence ATGAATCCCTATTTCTCCCTTGGCCTGGTCATCCTGTGTTGCGCCAGCGCCTACAGCGGGTCTGCTTTGTCCCGTGACTTGCCTGGGCAACATGCCGATCTGTTAGGCGTTTATCAGTCCGCTGCACTCAACGATGCGCAATTGTCGGCTGCCCGTCACGCCTACCAGGCCCAGCGCGAAGCGGTGCCGCAGGCGCGGGCCGGTCTGCTGCCGAACCTGACTGCCGGGGCGACTTCCGAAGTGACTCGTCTTGAGCGTGACGAACCTGCGTTGAGCCGCGAGCGTAGCGGCACAACCTTTCGTGCCAACCTCAACCAGCCATTGTTCCGTATCGATCGCTGGTTTCAATTGAAGGCTGCCCAATCCAGCGTGAGCCAGGCCGAGCTGGAGCTTTCCGCCAAGGAGCAGACCCTGGTGCTGACGGCCGCCCAGGCCTACTTTGAAACCCTGCGCCAACTGGACGGCTTTGCCGCTGCCCAGGCTGAAGAAACCGCACTGCTGCGCCAGCGTGACCAGGCCCAGGGGCGTCTGGAAGATGGCGCTTCGAGTATCACCGACGTGTATGACGCCCAGGCTGCCTATGACAATGCCCGCGCCAACCGTCAGCAGGTACAGCGAAGGGTGGACGATGCCTACGAGGCACTGGAGCGCCTGACCAAACACACCTACACCTCGATTGCCGGCATGGGCCATCAACTCCCGGTCGAGGCGCCGGTCCCCAATGATGCTCGCGCCTGGGTGGATACCGCCGTGCGGCAGAACCTGGAGCTGCAGGCCAGCGAGCATGCGGTCAGTGCCGCCGAACAGACGCTCAACCAGCGCAAGGCCGGGCATGCGCCGACCATCGACGCCGTAGCCTCCTACCGCAAGGGCGACAACGACAGTTTTGGCTACAGCAACCCTACCGACTTCGGCAGTAACGGCTATCGCGAAAAGGTTGCGCAAAGCAGCATCGGTATCGAACTCACCATTCCTCTTTATTCGGGCGGGATGACCAACTCCCAGATCAAGGAGTCCACCGAGCGTCTTTATCAGAGCCAGGACGAACAGGAAGACCGTCGTCGGGAAGTGGTGTTGAACACGCGCAATGCCTTTCGCGGGATCAACGCCGGGATAGAGCAAATCACGGCCCGTCGGCAAAGCATCGTGTCCGGCCAGAAGTCCGTGGAAGCCAACCAGGTCGGTGTGGATGTCGGCTCGCGCAATATTGCCGATGTGCTCAATGCCCAGCGTCAGTTGTACGCGGCAGTCCGCGACTACAACGATGCCCGCTATGACTACATTCTCGACAATCTCAAGCTCAAACAGGCTGCCGGCACCCTTAGCCCTGATGACCTCAAGACGCTCGCCCTCTACCTGAAACAGGACTACAACCCGGCCCGGGATTTCCTGCCGCCCGGGCTTTGA